The Gillisia sp. Hel_I_86 genome has a segment encoding these proteins:
- a CDS encoding helix-turn-helix domain-containing protein produces ERLKNYIQNKIAILNNNHIHTTHQEIAEDLHTSRVVISRLLKKMEQEHKISLHRSFIQVQTGF; encoded by the coding sequence AAGAAAGGCTGAAAAATTATATTCAAAACAAAATAGCAATACTCAACAACAATCATATTCATACTACGCATCAAGAAATTGCTGAAGATTTGCATACGAGCAGAGTTGTAATTTCACGCTTGCTAAAAAAAATGGAACAGGAACATAAAATATCGTTACACCGAAGTTTTATTCAAGTCCAAACTGGGTTTTAA